Within the Candidatus Thermoplasmatota archaeon genome, the region GGTTAGTTCTTTGCCTCACAAAAATTTTTCTATCTTTTAACAATTTTACTATTCGATTGAGCACACCCATCCCTCTTTTTTGTTGTTATAAGGATGATGGGTTGCTCAATTAAAAGAGTATTTCCTTAAGTTGACACTCTCCTTGTCTACCAACGGCTCCTTGATAACTCGGGAGAGATAAATCATTGATAAAAACTTAAAAAGACATTACACACTTTATGATAACAACGTGGCCTCTCTATGATTAAGAATCAAACAGATGAATTAACATACCAGACTATTTCCTATTACAACAACTACGGTCTCCATGTCGCAGCAAAAATAAACAACCTAACCGCCTACGGATTAACACAAACCATAGAAAAAAATTATCCGGTTGATGCCATCAAATTCTCCGATGGAACGCGGATATGGAATTTAATACGAATCTATATCTACACTAACCTCCCTGAAGTATTAAAACAAAAGGAAGGTGCTAATCCAAGATTCTCTCCATTATCTCTTCTTAAAGAAGGCATCACTCCTCTGAAGATACCAAAGATACATAACCCAATCTATGGATTCTCTAGTGGCGCAAGCAGGAAATATTACAAAGATACTTTCTATGATATATACCTTGATCCCATCTATGACATCCTCAAGGATCAACTCATTATCTTTGAATGGCCGGAATACCGTGGGTCTCATCGATACTATACAGATAAACCGTACTCAAAACACTACATTCCCTTTCATATCCCCATTTATACATCAACATTCTGGGAACTCTTCTCTTACAAACTCACAGGCCACACATCATTCACCATAGAACACGAAGATATATTACAGGAAATCATCGAGTTCATCAGCACTACAGTCCATGCTGAAAAAAAGAAAATAAACAATGGTATTTATGATTTTATCACCGTCTTTTTCATCCTGAAAAAACTCTTTTCCAACATTCTAAAAAAAATGTCACCGAAAGCAATCCTTATCAGATGCGGGTACGGGCGTTTCCCTATGGCGCTCGCGCAAGCATGCCGTGAACTACATATACCATCTATAGAACTCCAACATGGAATCATTACCAGCTCACATAGTGCCTACATTCGAACGACGCCATCAGATAATCACGACTGCATCCCAGAATATCTCCTTACCTATGGCGATGTCTTTACTGATATGGTGAAAAAAGAACACCTTTTATGAAAGCAGGATTCACTGATCATATTTGGACAATTAATGAGGTGATGAACTATAAAATTTAATCATTTTATGACACTAGGAAATTTTATTATTTCTTTATATTTTGATTCATAATCTTTTACTATTTCCAATGTTCCATCTGTACTATTAGCATCTACAATAATAATTTCAAAAGGTTTTTCCTGAACTAAAAGACTATCTAAAAGATGCGATATGTTTTTTACTTCGTTTTTAACTGTTATTATGATACTTATAAGCATGAATATTCCTGATTGACATAAGTATAAAGGTAATATATTTTTTCTAA harbors:
- a CDS encoding glycosyltransferase, whose product is MLISIIITVKNEVKNISHLLDSLLVQEKPFEIIIVDANSTDGTLEIVKDYESKYKEIIKFPSVIK